GTTATTATCGCACAAAGTCAGATGTCGGGCGATCGCATAACCTCCCACGGGCGAACTTACTAAAATCCAGCCGTTTGCGCCATTATCTTTGAGAACCACTGTCTCATTCTCTTGCAAAGTGTAGACCACACCACTACTCAACGAGGGAGATAAATAAATATCCGTCACTCTCGTCGCTTGACGACATTGTCCGGCGATTTCTCCTGTTTGGGCGAGTTGCAACTCGTTAGAGACTTTTTCTTCTGTCGTTGAAGCTACTGATATGTCAGCTACCGTGGCTGTTCCACCCACTAAACCACAAATTAACACTGCGAATAAGCGATTCATCTATACTACCCTTGAATCTAAAATACTTTTCCCTAAAGCATATACAGCGCTACTTAATTAATGTCAATCTTTCTTTTGAGCGAGGGAATTATTTCCCCACCTGGGGATAACAATCTCAACATTCGTTCACTTTGAGACAAGCAATTTTCTAGAATAAATCCAGTAACCTACGATTTTATCGCTAAATATGTCTAAATCTGTTGCCGATATAATGACTCCCAATCCTGTTACAGTGCAGCCGCAAACACCTCTGAAGGAAGCAATTAAACTGATTGCCGAAAAACGGATTAGCGGCTTGCCTGTGGTTAATGAAGCTGGTAAATTAGTCGGCGTAATCTCGGAAACTGACTTGATGTGGCAGGAAAAAGGTGTAGATACGCCACCCTATATCATGTTTCTTGATAGTGTAATTTATTTGCAAAATCCTGCCCGTTATGACAAAGATATTCACAAGGCTTTGGGGCAAACTGTTGAGGAAGTGATGAGCGATAAGCCCATTACCATTAAACCAGATAAATCGCTACGAGAAGCTGCTCAATTACTCCATGAGAAAGAAATTCGCCGCTTACCAGTAGTAGATAACGAAGGTAAAGTGGTAGGAATTATCACCCGTGGGGATATTGTCCGAGCGATGGCTAGTGAATGACAATAATAACGGATCGATTGTTTGTCGTTAGTTATTAGTTACTAACGACGATCGACCATAGCCATGAATAAATTACCTGTAATGAATCTTACTCCTGAATCAGTTCAACAATTGCTTAATTCCGATGATTTTGGCGATCGCTTAACTGGAGTTAATCAATTACGTCAACTCGATCGCGCGATCGCTTTTGAGATGATCCAGCCTTTAATCCTTGACAAAAACGCTCGCGTGCGCTACTCAGCCGCGAGTCAAATGGATACATTAGGACAAGAAAATTTAGAGAAATCTTGGCAAATTTTACGCGATCGCCTCTTGAATGATTCGGAACCTGATGTTCAAGCAGCAGCCGCAGATGCGATCGGCGCGCTCAAGCTGACTGAGGCTTTCAACGACTTAAAGCAAGTTTACTATCAATCTTCAGAATGGCTGGTGAAATTCAGTATTATTGCTGCTTTAGGTGAAATGGGCGATCCCCGTGGCTTTGATTTGCTGAAAGAAGCTTTAGAGTCAGACAATAATTTGATTCAAACTTCTGCGATCGGTTCTTTAGGAGAATTAGGCGATCCCCGTGCTATTCCTCTGTTGATTCCTTTTGCTACTGACTCAGATTGGCAAATACGCTATCGTGTAGTCCAAGCCCTCGGTCGTTTAGGCGGTGAAGAAGCGAAATTAGCCCTAGAAAAACTGGCTAAGGACGAAGTTGAACAAGTCGCTGAAGAAGCGAAAAGAATACTCGCAACTTAAGCATAATTCAGTTCGTAGTGAGGACTTTAGTCCTCTCTTCAACTAGCCAAATAACGCCGTAGAAAACCCTTCGTACTCAGGAGTTTAGTCCCCTCTTCAACTAGCCAAATAACGCCGTAGAAAACCGTTCGTAGTGAGGAGTTTAGTCCTCTCTTCAACTAGCCAA
This Oscillatoria salina IIICB1 DNA region includes the following protein-coding sequences:
- the nblB gene encoding phycobilisome degradation protein NblB, whose translation is MNLTPESVQQLLNSDDFGDRLTGVNQLRQLDRAIAFEMIQPLILDKNARVRYSAASQMDTLGQENLEKSWQILRDRLLNDSEPDVQAAAADAIGALKLTEAFNDLKQVYYQSSEWLVKFSIIAALGEMGDPRGFDLLKEALESDNNLIQTSAIGSLGELGDPRAIPLLIPFATDSDWQIRYRVVQALGRLGGEEAKLALEKLAKDEVEQVAEEAKRILAT
- a CDS encoding CBS domain-containing protein; the encoded protein is MSKSVADIMTPNPVTVQPQTPLKEAIKLIAEKRISGLPVVNEAGKLVGVISETDLMWQEKGVDTPPYIMFLDSVIYLQNPARYDKDIHKALGQTVEEVMSDKPITIKPDKSLREAAQLLHEKEIRRLPVVDNEGKVVGIITRGDIVRAMASE